GAACTGGAAAAAGGCAGAGATGTACTACTAGAAATTGACGTACAGGGAGCCATACAGATAAAAGAGAGTATGAAAGAAGCTATTACTATTTTCATTATGCCTTCGTCAGCAGAAGAATTAGAAAGGCGCTTGCGCAAACGAGGAACAGAGTCTGAAGAAGAGATACAGCTTCGTATAAAAAATGCACAAAAGGAGCAGCTTTTTGCAGATAAATATGACCATATTGTTATAAATAACAATTTGAATGATACGGTAGAAAAATTTGTAGACATAGTTAAAGGGTATAGGGGGGAGTCAAAATGATTTTTATGGATTTGGATAAAATTTACAGAGAGCAAAATATTCCGAATAAGTATACTCTTACATTAGTGGTTGCAGCACGTGCACGACAGTTGAGTGAAAGAATGGGTCCTCTGCCAGGGTATGATGAGAAATTCATAACTAAAGCAGTTGAGGATGTCGCAAATGGGTGTGTAGAGTATAAATTTGTTGATAAAGTGCGTAAGCAAGTCAATGAGCCAGTGGAAGAAGAATAAAAAAATATTATTCGGTATAAGTGGCGGAATTGCCGCTTATAAAGCACCGGACATTCTGCATAGTTGGATAAAGGCAGGATGTGAGGTAGAGACGATATTGACAAAAGCCGCAGAGGAGTTTGTCAGTCCTCTGGTGCTTTCAACTTTAAGCGGAAGATGTGTCTGGAGAGAAAGTGATTTTCTTTCATCTGAAAAAGGGTGGAAAATTCCTCATATATCCTTAACAGAATGGGCTGATATTTTCGTTATTGCACCATGTACGGCTAATGTCCTTAAAATGTGTGCAGAAGGAGATAGCTCTACTTTAATGGGAGCTGCACTTCTTGCAAATAGAAACCCGTTGTTGCTTTTTCCAGCCATGAATCCAAATATGCTTTCTCACGCTGAAACACAAGCGAATATAAATAAGTTGATGTCAAGAGGGCATACCGTAGTCAATCCTGATTGCGGGTTATTGGCGTGTGGGTATGAGGGACAGGGTCGCTTGCCCTCTAAAGAAGTAATTAATGAATATGTATGGAGAGCTCTATATCCTAAAAGAGATTTAGAGGGATTAAATGTCTTAATTACAGCAGGCCCTACTCACGAGTATATTGATCCTGTACGCTTTATAAGTAATCCAAGTAGTGGAAAAATGGGTTATGCCTTAGCAAAACAAGCTTGGTATAGAGGAGCCAACGTTACTTTAATTTCTGGCCCAACATCACTTCCAGTACCAGTTGGAGTGAATTTTGTAAAAGTAATAACGGCAGAGGAGATGTATGATGCCTGTATCAAAAATGCTCCAACCGCCGATATTATGATTAAGGCGGCTGCTGTAGGAGATTTTAGGGTAGAAAAGATATCTTCTAATAAGATAAAAAGAGATAAGGACATGTCTTTGACTCTCAATCTTGTGCAGAATAAAGATATTGCAGCAAAGCTAGGAGAGATAAAACGAGAAGGACAAACTCTCGTAGGCTTTGCGGCTGAGACGCAAAATTTTGTGGGGAATGCTAGAAAGAAAATAGAATCAAAGAAGCTTGATATGATTGCGGTGAATGATGTGCTTTCTGAAAACATAGGGTTTGAGTCCGACAAT
The sequence above is a segment of the Synergistaceae bacterium genome. Coding sequences within it:
- the gmk gene encoding guanylate kinase; its protein translation is MRGRLFVFSGPSGAGKNTVLKEAIPLLGNISYSISCTTRKPRPEDVDGETYFFLDEAVFKDMISKGMFLEYAKLHGNLYGTRRDMVESELEKGRDVLLEIDVQGAIQIKESMKEAITIFIMPSSAEELERRLRKRGTESEEEIQLRIKNAQKEQLFADKYDHIVINNNLNDTVEKFVDIVKGYRGESK
- the coaBC gene encoding bifunctional phosphopantothenoylcysteine decarboxylase/phosphopantothenate--cysteine ligase CoaBC, with translation MSQWKKNKKILFGISGGIAAYKAPDILHSWIKAGCEVETILTKAAEEFVSPLVLSTLSGRCVWRESDFLSSEKGWKIPHISLTEWADIFVIAPCTANVLKMCAEGDSSTLMGAALLANRNPLLLFPAMNPNMLSHAETQANINKLMSRGHTVVNPDCGLLACGYEGQGRLPSKEVINEYVWRALYPKRDLEGLNVLITAGPTHEYIDPVRFISNPSSGKMGYALAKQAWYRGANVTLISGPTSLPVPVGVNFVKVITAEEMYDACIKNAPTADIMIKAAAVGDFRVEKISSNKIKRDKDMSLTLNLVQNKDIAAKLGEIKREGQTLVGFAAETQNFVGNARKKIESKKLDMIAVNDVLSENIGFESDNNKISLIIPGSNIEEIEGTKEEVADALFDAIILKRQGC
- a CDS encoding DNA-directed RNA polymerase subunit omega — translated: MIFMDLDKIYREQNIPNKYTLTLVVAARARQLSERMGPLPGYDEKFITKAVEDVANGCVEYKFVDKVRKQVNEPVEEE